One window from the genome of Pieris napi chromosome 12, ilPieNapi1.2, whole genome shotgun sequence encodes:
- the LOC125054878 gene encoding uncharacterized protein LOC125054878, with translation MKMWSDFQGSGGGCGAKRRAGSPCEGGGKVARWEDSIARLEAVAAGAGGGECWRGEDEERRACRRRWCGGWCGAHDTIRAENGKSYLELGGAAARACCDGRAAGRCASRRCYRERRLKMMNLCALKLARFRQTADPSLRRSVLVCNTLRGIEREMERESAEEAPFEPAGVAGGVTRCELLGARDPAAGRATPFPASAPPDRDSGYGDEEQRSIDWGSVLSLSSRSALDPPEETWPDDWGWSEDSFVRLLVPTS, from the coding sequence GGCTCGGGCGGCGGGTGCGGCGCCAAACGGCGAGCCGGATCCCCGTGCGAGGGCGGCGGCAAGGTCGCGCGCTGGGAAGACTCGATAGCGCGGCTGGAGGCCGTGGCCGCGGGTGCCGGCGGCGGAGAGTGCTGGCGCGGCGAAGACGAGGAGCGGCGCGCATGCCGCCGGCGCTGGTGCGGCGGCTGGTGTGGCGCGCACGACACTATCCGCGCCGAGAACGGCAAGTCCTACCTCGAGTTGGGCGGTGCGGCCGCGCGGGCTTGCTGCGACGGCCGGGCCGCAGGCCGATGCGCCTCGCGCCGTTGCTATCGCGAAAGACGCCTAAAGATGATGAACCTTTGCGCGCTGAAATTGGCGCGATTCCGTCAGACGGCGGATCCCTCTTTACGGCGCTCGGTGCTCGTGTGCAATACTTTGCGCGGCATCGAGCGGGAGATGGAACGCGAGAGCGCCGAGGAGGCGCCTTTCGAACCCGCGGGCGTTGCTGGTGGCGTGACACGCTGCGAGCTGCTGGGTGCGCGAGACCCGGCCGCCGGGCGCGCCACTCCCTTCCCTGCGTCGGCGCCGCCCGACCGAGACTCGGGCTACGGCGACGAGGAACAGCGCAGCATCGACTGGGGCTCCGTGCTGAGCCTGTCCTCCCGCTCTGCGCTCGACCCCCCCGAGGAGACGTGGCCCGACGACTGGGGCTGGAGCGAGGACAGTTTCGTGCGGCTACTGGTGCCGACGAGTTAG